A stretch of Candidatus Acidiferrales bacterium DNA encodes these proteins:
- a CDS encoding TetR/AcrR family transcriptional regulator, giving the protein MGIAERKLREKENRRASILQAAKEVFFAKGLAEGTLDEVAAAAELSKGTLYLYFSSKEELYCSLLVEGTQILREYFERALDPLIDPEANLRRLGQAYFQFSQEQPQFFRLMFLYNFHSEFKQPLPKELKDELDCGGDGCLKMVSDTIEEGIRRGHFRSVSPYLASMACWAALNGTVMLAVNEPHRVGGSLEQIVSLQLDAFLRGLRE; this is encoded by the coding sequence ATGGGTATTGCTGAGCGCAAGTTACGAGAAAAGGAGAACCGCAGGGCAAGCATCCTTCAGGCAGCCAAGGAAGTCTTCTTTGCCAAAGGGCTGGCAGAGGGAACGCTTGATGAGGTCGCGGCGGCGGCTGAATTGAGCAAGGGCACGCTGTATCTATATTTTTCGAGCAAGGAGGAGCTTTATTGTTCCCTGCTCGTGGAGGGGACCCAGATCTTGCGCGAGTACTTTGAGAGAGCGCTTGATCCCTTGATTGATCCTGAGGCCAACCTGCGCCGGCTCGGGCAGGCCTACTTTCAATTTTCTCAGGAGCAGCCCCAATTCTTCCGCCTGATGTTCCTTTACAACTTTCATTCCGAATTCAAACAGCCTCTACCCAAGGAACTAAAGGATGAGTTGGACTGCGGTGGCGACGGCTGCCTCAAAATGGTAAGCGATACGATTGAGGAAGGGATCCGTAGAGGCCATTTCCGCTCCGTCTCGCCCTACCTGGCCAGCATGGCTTGCTGGGCTGCTCTGAACGGGACAGTGATGCTGGCCGTTAACGAACCCCATCGGGTAGGTGGAAGCCTGGAGCAAATCGTGTCGCTCCAACTTGATGCTTTCCTCCGGGGCCTTAGGGAGTGA
- a CDS encoding phosphopantetheine-binding protein, with protein sequence MTGMTVQERILKVVAREGHCELSEDRLDKSFEELGLDSLDRVCIMFGLEQEFDLTIPEAEARQITCVRQIIDRLSRWLEARAEPSPLAGPGVREGLR encoded by the coding sequence ATGACGGGCATGACTGTTCAGGAGCGCATTCTCAAGGTGGTCGCCCGGGAAGGCCATTGCGAGTTGAGCGAAGATCGGCTCGACAAGAGCTTTGAAGAGCTGGGGCTCGACTCGCTCGACAGAGTTTGCATCATGTTTGGCCTGGAACAGGAATTTGATCTGACTATCCCGGAAGCCGAAGCGAGACAAATCACTTGCGTTCGGCAGATCATCGACCGCCTGAGCCGGTGGCTGGAGGCGCGGGCGGAGCCTTCGCCTTTGGCAGGGCCGGGCGTTCGTGAAGGATTGAGGTGA
- a CDS encoding ATP-binding cassette domain-containing protein: protein MIEALNLTKVFRDRKRGEIRAVDRVNFCCQPGQIYGLLGANGAGKTTTLRLLATILQPSDGTARVAGFDIKEQPEKVRANVGFLSTATALYGRLTARETVEYFGRLNGLDGGALKRRLDELLALLEIGEFADRRCEKLSTGMKQKVSIARTLVHDPPVMIFDEPTLGLDVMTARTIVGFIRDCRTRGKTVIFSTHVMSEAEKLCDTIGIIHDGALLAEGTLGALRQRTGLEDLEDIFVRTVEGSA from the coding sequence ATGATTGAAGCCCTGAACCTTACGAAAGTCTTCCGCGACCGCAAGCGCGGCGAGATCCGCGCCGTTGATCGGGTCAACTTCTGCTGCCAGCCCGGGCAGATCTATGGCCTACTCGGGGCCAACGGCGCGGGCAAGACCACCACCCTGCGGTTGCTGGCCACCATTCTCCAACCCAGCGACGGCACGGCGCGGGTAGCCGGCTTCGACATCAAGGAGCAGCCCGAAAAGGTGCGGGCAAACGTCGGATTTCTCTCCACCGCCACCGCCCTCTACGGGCGTCTGACGGCGCGGGAAACGGTGGAATATTTCGGGCGGCTAAACGGCCTCGACGGCGGCGCCCTCAAGCGCCGGCTGGATGAGCTGTTGGCGCTGCTCGAAATCGGGGAGTTTGCCGACCGGCGCTGCGAGAAACTCTCCACCGGAATGAAGCAGAAGGTTTCCATCGCCCGCACCCTGGTGCACGACCCGCCGGTGATGATCTTCGACGAGCCCACCCTCGGCCTGGACGTGATGACGGCCCGCACCATCGTCGGCTTCATCCGCGATTGCCGAACCCGCGGCAAGACCGTCATCTTCTCGACGCACGTGATGAGCGAAGCCGAGAAACTCTGCGACACGATCGGCATCATCCACGACGGCGCCCTGCTCGCCGAGGGCACCCTGGGCGCGCTCCGGCAGCGCACTGGCCTCGAAGACCTGGAGGATATATTCGTGCGCACGGTGGAGGGATCGGCGTGA
- a CDS encoding FAD-binding oxidoreductase: protein MAVGITPKPLKYNAEINEIEWLSSTLAKFRVRPAAEAVKDFIPGQYVVLGLNNPEGSTLRSYSIASPPNEKRFYEFFIRRVEEKNATSTYPLTHMLFRAQAGEGIFLGPKVTGHFTLEHTGGADRDKLKIFVAAGTGLAPFVSIVLQHAKEIVADAELQKNFIVLHGASYQRDLAYKEDIARVLNNLERDGYLATISRPKEDTDWRGFTGRVETFFDKEKLETLEERLGFEPGAIHPERALVYVCGLKGTIRNTILNLLKRGFVPQDKRLRQILGIDSSPPSTIFFEQYDTDPILEFQSDSELQQVLEGTPFKK, encoded by the coding sequence ATGGCAGTCGGGATCACGCCCAAGCCGCTCAAGTACAACGCCGAGATCAACGAGATCGAGTGGCTCTCTTCCACCCTCGCCAAATTCCGCGTCCGGCCGGCTGCCGAGGCGGTCAAAGATTTCATTCCCGGACAATATGTAGTTCTCGGGCTGAACAACCCCGAAGGTTCGACCCTGCGTTCTTACTCGATCGCGTCGCCGCCCAACGAAAAGCGCTTCTATGAATTTTTCATCCGCCGGGTTGAGGAAAAAAACGCCACCTCCACCTATCCGCTCACCCATATGCTTTTCCGCGCCCAGGCCGGCGAGGGCATCTTTCTCGGGCCGAAGGTAACCGGGCACTTCACGCTCGAACATACGGGCGGCGCCGACCGCGACAAATTGAAGATTTTTGTCGCGGCGGGCACGGGCCTGGCGCCCTTTGTGAGCATCGTTTTGCAGCATGCCAAGGAGATCGTGGCTGACGCGGAGCTACAGAAGAATTTTATCGTCCTCCACGGCGCCAGCTACCAGCGGGACCTGGCCTACAAAGAGGACATTGCCCGGGTCCTCAACAACCTCGAGCGTGATGGCTATCTGGCCACCATCAGCCGGCCGAAAGAAGATACGGATTGGCGCGGTTTCACCGGCCGGGTCGAAACCTTCTTCGACAAGGAGAAGTTGGAAACGCTCGAAGAGCGGCTCGGTTTTGAGCCTGGCGCCATCCACCCCGAGCGCGCGTTGGTTTACGTCTGCGGGCTCAAAGGAACGATCCGGAATACGATCCTCAATCTCCTGAAGCGAGGCTTTGTGCCGCAGGACAAGCGCCTGCGCCAAATTTTGGGCATCGACTCCTCGCCGCCCTCCACGATCTTCTTCGAGCAGTACGATACTGACCCTATCCTCGAATTCCAGAGCGACTCGGAGTTGCAACAGGTCCTCGAAGGCACCCCTTTTAAGAAGTAG
- a CDS encoding S9 family peptidase, whose protein sequence is MRRVVIALLLVCLAAPIASSQVKRAITFEDLISFQRIADPQISPDGKSVAFTATWFDLEANQRHADIWLAPMESGQAGGEPRQLTRSGKRDERPRWSPDGKTIAFQSNRDGEWQIYLINVGGGEARKLTTISTGATDHVWSDNGRLLAFASDVYPDCADDACNKKRGEETEKSKVKAKIATRLLYRHWNAWKDGRRTHVFVVPAEGGTPKDLTPGDYDAPTFSLGGPTGYALSPDGKELAYVSNHDPVEATSTNSDIWIVPTTGGQARPGQSDAYPQKDFGGQARKISTSPGADDGPQYSPDGRYLAFRSQFQAGYESDRWRLLIYDRRSQTIANLTETFDRSVDSCAWSPDSKKLYLVAEDKGHSLIYSVSITGAESTPLVKEGFNGDLGVSSDGKTLVFTRSTLTMPAEIFRSHADGSGVTQLTDINREKLSPLAMNPVEHFWFDGALGDKVHGLLVRPPNFDPDKKYPLVYLVHGGPQSAWNDNWGYRWNAQMFASPGFVVAMVNFHGSTGFGQKFTDDINSQYGGFPFDDLMKGLDYILAKYPFVDKDRLGVAGASFGGYMVNWLIGHTDRFKCAVSHAGVFNIVSKYGSTEELWFPEWDLRGTPYDNRELYEKWNPFNSVNNFKTPTLVTHGELDYRVTVDQGLQLFTALQRKRVPSKLLYFPDEGHWILKPQNSRLWFKTVLDWLATYLK, encoded by the coding sequence ATGAGACGAGTTGTTATTGCGCTGCTGTTGGTGTGTCTTGCCGCGCCTATTGCGTCGTCGCAGGTCAAACGCGCCATCACCTTTGAAGATTTGATATCGTTCCAGCGCATTGCCGATCCTCAGATCTCACCCGACGGCAAAAGCGTTGCTTTCACCGCCACCTGGTTTGACCTGGAGGCAAACCAGCGCCATGCCGACATCTGGCTCGCCCCCATGGAATCGGGGCAAGCCGGAGGCGAGCCAAGACAGCTCACCCGCAGCGGCAAGCGGGACGAGCGGCCGCGTTGGTCGCCCGACGGCAAGACCATCGCCTTCCAGTCGAACCGCGACGGCGAGTGGCAAATCTATCTCATCAACGTTGGCGGCGGCGAGGCTCGCAAGCTCACCACTATCTCCACCGGCGCCACCGACCATGTCTGGTCGGACAATGGCCGGCTCCTGGCCTTTGCCTCCGATGTCTATCCTGACTGCGCCGATGACGCTTGCAACAAAAAGCGCGGCGAAGAGACCGAGAAAAGCAAGGTCAAGGCAAAAATCGCCACCCGCCTCCTCTATCGTCACTGGAACGCCTGGAAGGATGGCCGGCGCACCCACGTCTTCGTCGTGCCTGCCGAGGGAGGCACCCCCAAAGACCTCACGCCGGGCGACTACGATGCCCCCACCTTCTCGCTGGGCGGCCCCACCGGCTATGCGCTTTCACCCGACGGCAAAGAGCTGGCCTACGTTTCGAATCACGATCCCGTCGAGGCCACCAGCACCAACAGCGACATCTGGATCGTTCCGACGACCGGCGGGCAAGCCCGCCCAGGACAAAGTGACGCATATCCCCAAAAAGATTTTGGCGGGCAAGCCAGGAAAATCAGCACCAGCCCGGGCGCCGACGACGGTCCACAGTATTCGCCCGACGGACGCTACCTCGCTTTCCGCTCTCAGTTTCAGGCGGGCTACGAATCTGACCGCTGGCGATTGCTCATTTACGATCGCCGGTCGCAAACCATTGCCAATCTCACCGAAACTTTCGACCGCTCGGTGGATAGCTGCGCCTGGTCGCCCGATAGCAAGAAGCTCTACCTGGTCGCCGAAGACAAGGGGCACAGTCTCATTTACTCCGTTTCGATAACCGGGGCAGAGAGCACCCCGCTCGTGAAAGAGGGTTTCAACGGCGACCTTGGGGTCAGTTCCGACGGCAAGACGCTGGTCTTCACCCGCTCGACGCTGACCATGCCGGCAGAAATCTTTCGCTCGCATGCCGACGGCAGCGGGGTCACCCAGCTCACCGACATCAACCGAGAGAAATTGTCGCCCCTCGCCATGAATCCGGTCGAGCATTTCTGGTTTGACGGCGCCCTCGGCGACAAGGTGCACGGCCTGCTCGTCCGCCCGCCCAACTTTGATCCCGACAAGAAATACCCGCTCGTCTATCTCGTCCACGGCGGACCGCAAAGCGCCTGGAACGACAACTGGGGCTACCGTTGGAACGCCCAGATGTTTGCCTCGCCCGGTTTTGTGGTGGCCATGGTGAACTTCCACGGCTCCACCGGCTTCGGCCAAAAGTTCACCGACGACATTAACAGCCAGTACGGCGGCTTCCCGTTCGACGATTTAATGAAGGGATTGGACTACATCCTGGCCAAATATCCCTTTGTAGATAAAGACCGCCTCGGAGTGGCCGGGGCATCTTTCGGCGGCTACATGGTGAACTGGCTCATCGGTCACACCGACCGCTTCAAGTGCGCTGTCTCCCACGCCGGTGTGTTCAACATTGTGAGCAAGTATGGCTCGACGGAAGAGCTCTGGTTCCCCGAGTGGGATCTTCGCGGCACCCCCTACGACAATCGCGAACTTTACGAGAAGTGGAACCCGTTCAATTCTGTGAACAACTTCAAGACGCCCACCCTGGTCACGCACGGTGAACTCGACTACCGGGTCACCGTGGATCAGGGCCTGCAACTCTTCACTGCGCTCCAGCGCAAGCGAGTTCCATCGAAGCTGCTTTACTTCCCCGACGAGGGCCACTGGATCTTGAAGCCGCAGAACAGCCGGCTCTGGTTCAAAACGGTCCTGGATTGGCTGGCAACCTACCTGAAGTAG